A section of the Epinephelus moara isolate mb chromosome 3, YSFRI_EMoa_1.0, whole genome shotgun sequence genome encodes:
- the zgc:171929 gene encoding putative transcription factor ovo-like protein 3 — translation MPRSFLVKKKRGACGAWQWKEPEQLEWKEDNTAVSDIAVEQISCSRDIQQPTTVPQSGVLGCGTAAGMRLSVPLAGSGGPGADARPNWSTLMLRGSFYHPNALALVSRAKPRPRSSPSSGDFVCSVCHKIFPLQRMLTRHLKCHSLVKRHPCRYCGKGFNDTFDLKRHMRTHTGIRPYKCELCEKAFTQRCSLESHMRKIHGVHQQYAYRQRRSKIFVCEDCGYTSSRPDEYFLHVRQCHPGSPALRRYYRRQAHENSSFASADRKLNPYLLYSSPAYYMEGSF, via the exons ATGCCGAGGTCTTTCCTTGTAAAAAAGAAACGTGGGGCGTGTGGAGCGTGGCAATGGAAAGAGCCAGAACAGCTTGAATGGAAAGAAGATAATACAGCAG TGAGTGACATTGCTGTGGAGCAGATATCCTGCAGTCGTGACATCCAACAGCCTACAACTGTGCCTCAGTCAGGAGTGTTAGGATGTGGGACAGCAGCTGGAATGAGACTATCAGTACCTTTGGCAGGATCAGGAGGACCGGGAGCTGATGCCAGACCGAACTGGTCCACACTTATGTTACGTGGCTCCTTCTACCATCCCAATGCACTGGCACTGGTTAGCAGAGCGAAG CCTCGTCCCCGGTCTTCCCCCAGTTCAGGTGACTTTGTGTGCTCAGTGTGCCACAAGATATTCCCTCTGCAGCGGATGTTGACTCGACACCTGAAGTGCCACAGCCTGGTCAAACGACATCCTTGTCGATACTGTGGCAAGGGATTCAACGACACCTTCGACCTCAAGAGGCATATGCGAACACACACAG GTATCCGTCCCTACAAGTGTGAGCTATGTGAGAAAGCCTTCACTCAGCGTTGCTCTCTGGAGTCCCATATGAGGAAGATCCATGGCGTTCACCAACAGTATGCCTACCGCCAGAGACGCTCCAAGATCTTTGTGTGTGAGGATTGTGGTTACACCTCAAGCCGCCCTGATGAGTACTTCCTCCATGTGAGACAGTGCCACCCTGGCAGTCCTGCCCTCCGCAGATACTACCGCCGCCAGGCCCATGAGAACAGCAGCTTTGCCTCAGCAGACCGTAAACTCAACCCCTACTTGCTGTACTCATCCCCTGCATACTACATGGAGGGGTCATTCTGA